The following are from one region of the Streptomyces decoyicus genome:
- a CDS encoding DUF397 domain-containing protein, with protein MESVTNGMQATSIEGAVWRKSRRSNPSGNCVELAVLSDGGVAVRNSRFAAGPALVYTRAEMVAFVQGAKDGDFDDLIDGH; from the coding sequence ATGGAGTCGGTGACCAACGGCATGCAGGCGACCAGCATCGAAGGTGCCGTCTGGCGCAAGAGCCGCCGCAGCAACCCCAGCGGCAACTGTGTGGAACTGGCCGTTCTTTCGGACGGTGGGGTGGCGGTGCGCAACTCACGGTTCGCCGCGGGTCCGGCCCTGGTCTACACCCGCGCCGAGATGGTGGCTTTCGTCCAGGGAGCCAAGGACGGCGACTTCGACGATCTCATCGACGGCCACTGA
- a CDS encoding ATP-binding protein, whose amino-acid sequence MTTHPAETVHDALRDEPCEDGWWLPAPDGFAACALSGSARTVPEARRFTRATLAGWQMCADVADDVALVVSELVSNALRYGTAPGEDEACEATAPFCNAWLALTRQNATVLCAVSDAGTGAPVVKPPDALSESGRGLHIVDQLSDAWGWTPPDRTGKTVWATVSMRG is encoded by the coding sequence ATGACCACACATCCGGCAGAGACCGTGCACGATGCCCTTCGGGATGAACCGTGCGAGGACGGCTGGTGGTTGCCGGCCCCCGACGGCTTCGCCGCCTGCGCCCTCAGCGGCTCCGCGCGCACCGTGCCGGAAGCCCGCCGGTTCACCCGGGCGACTCTCGCCGGCTGGCAGATGTGTGCCGACGTGGCCGACGACGTGGCCCTGGTCGTCTCCGAACTCGTCAGCAATGCGCTGCGTTACGGCACGGCGCCCGGGGAGGACGAGGCCTGCGAAGCAACTGCCCCCTTCTGTAACGCCTGGCTCGCCCTGACCCGACAGAACGCCACGGTGCTGTGCGCGGTCTCGGACGCCGGCACCGGCGCGCCCGTGGTCAAGCCCCCGGACGCCCTGTCGGAATCCGGGCGCGGCCTGCACATCGTCGACCAACTGAGCGACGCCTGGGGCTGGACACCACCGGACCGGACCGGAAAGACGGTGTGGGCGACGGTGTCGATGCGCGGCTGA